Below is a window of Ctenopharyngodon idella isolate HZGC_01 chromosome 7, HZGC01, whole genome shotgun sequence DNA.
TTCTCCACCAGCCTCACATGGAGCACTGCAGAATGGACACTGTTTCCCACATCCAAACACTCTCTTGAAGAGCTCATTCTGGGGTTTAATTTTGAGCTTGAGAAGTTTACCCTGAATGTCAATTTTCTTCAGATGTTCCTTCAGTGTCTGTTCCATCTCCTCTACAGATTTGGTTAGCCAGTCAGCAAATGGCTCCTGAGATGCATTGTTTAGGACCATCACTGTTTCTAGAGCATCTTTGGGAATTATTAGCTTTTGTTCAAGCTTCCTGCATATGCAACGTATGAATCCTTTGATACCATCTAGGTTTGTTTCATTCCGTGCCATTTTGACAGCTTCTAGTATCTCCTTGGTGATTCCTCTAAGGTGACCTTCTTCCAGTTCAGACACTTCATGGTCATTCGAAAACTGCTTGGTGATTTGATCTAATATCCAGCCCTTAACAAAACGTTCATAGGAGCTGATGTATTTTACATACCGTTCAAACTTATCTTCATTCACAAGTTCCTTTAAGAGCGAGTACTGGAAAAATGCACGAGTGCTAAATTGAAAGGCATTTTTTCCCTGAAGCATTTTGTCAACAATGTCTGGACCCAAGGAGCTGTAGATGAACGTCTCAACTGCAGGCATCAAGCACAGTTTGGTGAATTCTTCTGCCTTTCTCTGACACTGATCACGATCATGGAACAGGTCCTTGAAATCATTGTGATATTTGTCTTTAAACTGATCGAGGCATCTGCGTGGGTCATTCTCCTTGATGAAACAATCATGCATGTCTTGAAATGTTCTTGCAGAAAACCCACAAATGTGCAATTTCAGGGACAGTTCAAATTCCTCTGAAAACCCTTTATTCTTGTTGGACATCAATCTGTCATCAATTATGTGTAGGATCTCCTGAATATAATTGTCATGGTAAGCTAAATGTCTCTCTCGCTTGTCCAGGACAAACTGATAGCATGTCTCAATGATATTATCTGCTAAATTTTGTAGGTCCACTGCAGAGCTGTTGTTGAACATGTGtttgtacaatttttttaagaaattttcTTTGGCAACTTTGAACACCCCTGTGCCACAATTTTTCAGATTAACTGATGTTAATTGCTCTGCAACAGAACTTCCTTTCTGTTTCATGTTTTCTCGAAGTTGCCCGAAAACAAAGTcgaatacatttattttcttcaatTCGATAAATGACAGCTCATTTATGGTTTCTTGccatatttgttcaaaaaaccTGTCAAGCTCTTTGTCAGTCTTATGTGCATCACTCTTTGAGCTGTTGTTTTTGCGTAACTTCTCCAGTAGACCCAGCACTTTTTTCTCCATTGTATCGGTGAATGTTTTCTTGATGTTGTCCAGTTTATTCATTCCTCTCCTAATGTCCACTGTTTCCTCAAGCTGCGTCAGCAGAGAGCTCTCAGTTTCCCTCCTGAGACATTTTACACTGCTCACAAAGTCTTCTTTGTACTTTTCCACAAGGTAGACATGGCCCTCTGTTTGTTCGAAGTATTTGAAAAGATTTTCCATTGTGGTCTTTTCTAAGGTGTCAAGCTTTGTGGCAGCTTCTTGTTTCAGTTTGCATAAAAGATCTTTCAGATCTGATTTGTCTGATTTCAGTTTGAACGTCTCAAAATTTGACACTCTGGTTTCAGCTTGAGTTGACCAAGAGTGCATATGCTTCTTGAAAGACCATTCCCATTTGTGGAATTCTGTGCACAGTCTCATGTACGCATCAGCCACCAAGCTATTCCTAAAGCTAAAGATGAAGTTTTCATATTTGACTGCATTCCACAAGCTTTTTGTCCACTCCAAAAATTCTGTTATGTTGTTTCCATGTGTTTTGGTTTTGCATTTTCTAAATATGTTAATCATGTTCTTTTTAAGTTCATAGACAGCCTCAGAGTAGCCAGCGTTCACTGGTGCCATTGGAGGGTTTCCATGCCAGAGCCCCGGGATATACCAATTGCATGTCTCTGGATCATACTCAATCACATCCGTGAACTTTTTATACTCCTCCTTGTTCTCCATTTTAGCTGCAGCTTCAGTCATTTCATTCAGCTGCTCCAGCAGAAGCTTTCGATCTCTCATGTTCTTGTCATGGGCTGATACATCAGAAACATTTTGGTGGACGAATAGACACTTGGGTTTTTTACCAATTTCCTTCATTCTGATGAAAGCATGGACTACAATCTGCAAAATGTCCTTCATCTCTGTGGAATTCTCCATTGCGATGTTGATGATTGTGATGTCACTCAATCCAACAACAAGTGTGGCTaattcattgtcatgttcatgACTATCATCTAGTTTTGCCAGTTCAGGGGATTTCAGACCTTCAGTGTCAATTATCACTAAATAATCACAGCCAAGTTCTTGCTTGTTGTCCTCTGTGACTTTGATCAGCTGCATAAAAGCTCCTCTGGTGCATCTTCCACTGCTGACGGCAAACTGAACTCCAAACATGGTGTTCAGCAAGGTGGACTTCCCTGTGCTCTGGACTCCTAAAACTGTGACCACCATGATTTTATTATTGGGCTGCACCAAAGAGTTCAGATACAGAAGCACATCGCTCACCCATCTGAGAGGAATATTTGATGCATCTCCATCAACCAGTTCCAGAGGGAAGCCATCCAACATCAGTTCAGCACATAGCCGGGGTAGGTGTAGCATTTGTTGACGTGACTCTACGTTTTCTGGAAGCGAGACTGCGGCTTCATAGAGTTGGCCCATTTCACGCAGGAAGTGCTCTATTCCTAAAGAACTGTTAGAGATCTGTTGGTCAAGCTGTGCGATTTCCtctttgttttctgaaaatcgCTGACACTTTTCTTTGTACTGCTCTCGGAGACAAGAGAGACTTTTTCGGGAGAGATTGTCAAGATTCATCCGCATCCACTTCAAGAAGTAGGACCTCTCCTGGCTCGAACTTAGTGCACTAACAAAGCAGGACATTGACTCTGAGATATCATATTTACTTTGTTGTTTCCTGAGTTCAGTCTTTTTAATCTGGAGATCACTCTTGTATGACTCTATGTTCTGGTTACCAGCTTTCCGGAGTCTGCATTCCTCTTTCTCCAGTTTTGCTAAATCTTTCCAGATTTTACCTTGAAGGGGAAGCTGATCCTCTTTGAACTGCAGTGTTTCCTGTATATTTTTCGTTAAGACATGTGCATTCATTTTTGCTTTCTGACATTCTTGAATGTCTTCATCAACTTGAATTCCAAGTTCATGTGCGATAGTGTCCATTCCCTccagacatgcttttttgggatGATTGTCAATTATGTGATTTACTACAGAATGCAGGTTTTTGACAAAATTTGCATCATTTTGATTGGTCTTCAGAattatgttgttcttcttcaaACTCATTTCAGATGCGGTCCTTTTCAGCTGCTCCAAATCAAATGCTTTGCTTTGCACATTGCCGACTAAAAAAAACTGTGCTTTAGCATGTTGGTTGGTGAGTAATTTGTAGTTTGTATTCAGATTATCAAAGAACACAAAAACTGCAGTGGAGGTCTGGCATAGGAAGGAGTACTGTGTTTCAAATGTCCTGATGTCACCTCTCAAGTTTGCAACAGCCACAGGTTCAGGAAAAACATCAATGTTTTTGTTTCCACAAGGTAGATACCAACCCATCTCCACTAATCCATTTGATACCTTTCTTGGAATGTCTCCGCAGTCCATGTCACGATGTACAAAAGTGTCATGATATTGTTGAGGGTTGCTGAGCAATTTGTTTAGGAGCTGAGATTTAGAAATGCTGCAGTCACCAAGTCTAACAAAGGACACTAGGGGGAGCTCAGAGTGAACAATTCTGTCCTCCACAAAACCTCTTTGGTCTGACAAGGAATGAGGTCTAAATTTTTTCACAATATCTCTCATGGCCCAAAGCATGTACATGCATTGTTGTGTGTCACAGTTTGGAAGAAGCAAAGGAACAGAGAActgacacattgacattttgGAGACCATTTCCTGTTGGAGGAAACGATCTGAACAAAGAAAAAGGGCGGTCACTATGTCTAAAGGGTTTACACTGCTGTTctgatctttaaaaaaatctaatggATCATTGTAAATATCTAAGTTTGACCAATCTTCACTGTCATTACATGAATATTTGACACTTCTTGCAGTCACATTCACCATCATCAGTTTCTTCAGGAACAGCCATGGCAAAGATGATAGAGACTGGGCTGGCTCATCTGTCACTGACCTCGTGTCAATCTGTAGCACATTGCTGAGTGAGAGTTTGTTCGGGTAGTACTGCTCCAACCCCAAATCATCTAAAAGGCTCTGGATGTTTGTTTCTGTTGAAAAAGCaagtgttttgtcatttgtttctattaatatcataatttgattagattagattagaaaAGACTACAAAATGAAGTCTGTAAAATGTCTTTAGTGAAATTTGCTGTATTATACTAACTGGTTTGAGCATATGTCACTGTTTCTTTACTTCGGCTGCCATTTGGAAGCACTGTTGTAATGTGAAAAGAGTACTTATTCCCAGGATTTAGGTCACTGAAAACCACACTGCCTGATTCAGTCATCTCTTCCTGAATAATTCTTCCATTCTGGCAGCAGACTACATGAAACTTCTCTCTTTACAGCCAGATGCATCCCAAAGAAGAGTAACTGATGTGGTGCCCACATTCTCCACCTTGAATTTGTCAGGTGGGACTGGCCCTGTAATGAAAcgaaaatatttgtttatgttGCTACTTTGTTCAGTCACACATGACACACCTAATACAATTTAAGTTAATATTGCATGAGTAGACGAAAAGACAATTACTGGTGCGTGCAGTCACTTCAGCTCCCACGCTTCGATCTCCATTTGCTGAAAGTGAAACAAGACTGAATGTGTACTCAGTCCCTGGACACAGATCTTCTACTTCTATGGCTGTGGCATTGGAGATAGTAGAGGTCTTTGTAGGATTGAAGTAAGTCAACTCAAATGTAGATATGTTGTCTGGGCCATCCCAAGAAAGAGTAACAGAACTGGTCCCAATAAGCTGCACTAAAATTTTACTTGGTGCTGGTACATCTGTGGAAACAAGCATCATAAACTGTTGATAAATTATTGCCAATACTGACTAATATATTACAGTCAGTATAGGGATGCAGTCACCATTGCTTTATATATGTGATTCAACAGCATATATGTTTTAGAAAGGCTACTAACAGTTATCTCTGCCTGTCAGACAAGAAATGCATTGTTTTAGAGGCATTCAAGACATgcattattttctttgttattaCATGCACCAGTGAATCATACACAATAAGAAGAGGAATATGTATGAAGAAAATATAGGATcaattttggttttgttttgtctttaatcaaaaaaactaaaatggtATTAACTTGTTAAGGTTGCCAGTAAAGCCATTAAAATACAACAaactatattaataataaaattcatggatacattttttcaacattcctgcaacatttgcattttaatgtaaattatggCCAGCATATATCAATTTCATTGGAGCTTACTTCCAACTCGTCACATATTGATGCTTGATCAGGACCCCTCTGCGTCACtttggctacgttcacactgagATCCTTAATGCTtaattcagaatttttttttgtatagccgttcacattgttgttttaaatgtggccaatatcagattttcagtgtgaacagatCATGCTTCTGAACTGACCTGCATGCGCAAAAGAACGATGCAAATGGGGTTGCCACAAAATCCATTcaattgcttctcaaaactagCCTAGTCACGTCCTCTCAAGCTGATTAGATAGACCGTTTGAATGTGCTCCTccaaaactttgtttataaaaaacaaTTTGTCACTTGAATTCTGCTATCTCTCAAGATGCAAacatgtaagaggctgacaattagctgaacatatactagtttaattGGTGACACTTagactacattttaaaacctttaattgagtatggcaacatttttattttaaaacctttatttgtatatggcaacatgatacatcattctacaatatttatatgattaaatcgctgacaGAGACTCTTCCCCCATCAACCAATCACTGTGGGCATAGACCATAGTAACGAGATCAACCCTGCActttctcttagcttaagatttctctctattccttagtaaaagttggtctcagcagctttgtgaataggttttaagagaaaactcttagctaagaacttttactgccatttaggagaactcttagtggtaagataaaatgttttgtgaatacggcccctgacCTGTATCGGATTTAGTACCACATATGGAAGTGGCACAAATCGGaattgaaaagatcagattccatgtggtttgtaTACTGTTCACACTCTCATGGGGAAAATAGATATGAGTCACATgtaggccaaaaaaaaaaaaaaaaaaacagatttgggCCACATTATGCACTTCCAGCTGTATGTTCTGCACTTTTGCTGTTCgttgtttttcttctctctctgtttcagaTCACTGCATCAAGATAAGCCTTCCAAGCAGCCCTTGAATGTTGTCTCATTCTCCATCTCCATTCATATCTTTCATTGCATTATTTGTACAGTAATTGTTTCAATGTTATGCTAATGGTTCCAGGGGGTTATTACAGGCCCAGCTAATCTTTATTATTGTAAAGTTGAACCCCCATACAGAACCATAACGCCAAACCAAATGTtgtatattaataacaataaatatgttttattgccAAAGTGGTCCTGACTGAAGTCCAGTGATTCTGCAAATGGAACAGCAGCGTTCTTGACAGCTCACTCAGCTACTCTGGTTATCTCTGTATATTTTAGGtggcaataaaacaaaatatatgttATAAAACACCACTCTgcctcttttcattttcatttaaaaggttttaaacatattaatagccACACAAATGTGGTTCAGGCAACGCATTCATTATTATCTATACCAAAacgaaatataaaacaatataaaacactgactctttttgtttacattttaaaaacattaaacatattaatatagTTTAATATTGCCTGGATCTCACAACTCTGAAAACGTCAGATCAAATTTTCAAATCTTTATCAATAAACCACATATTTGAGCTTTAAACCAGTACATTCTCACCtgaaaaacacttaaaactacatttcaagtttttaaaagttacattttgagGCTGGTCTGGCTCAGTGGTCTAACAGCTCTCATCAATGTCAAAAAGaatgagatggccaatcaaatcaaagaaggcagGCCTTACTGTTCACAAGACGATTGGGAATTCCAATGTGACACTTTAGTTTCAATGGTAAAAAAGTAGCagaacatttaatatttgacaactgttttacaATAGAAATGTTCAACGACTGACAGGCTTAATATCCAACTATTTTATTAAATTCCgtcattttgaattaaaaatatcctttcatttacatgattcatgtaactcataactgaatgtgacgtTTGCATTTTCAAGATATTATACAAATAAGAGTAAATGGGggcatgttttaaaataaaatattatttgcaaatagtttaaattgatttctTCTTAATTACAATTAGACCTAGAActcttttttacaatttttctttatttttctttattcccttaaatccctCTTAATCCttatttaattcctttaaataaaaataccggCTACGGCCTTGGGTTTAGGTAGAGGGTGGGGTTAAGTGTTccaaaatatatgaaaatataaatatttataaagtcATCTTTTACAAAT
It encodes the following:
- the si:dkey-85k7.12 gene encoding up-regulator of cell proliferation, with protein sequence MTESGSVVFSDLNPGNKYSFHITTVLPNGSRSKETVTYAQTKTNIQSLLDDLGLEQYYPNKLSLSNVLQIDTRSVTDEPAQSLSSLPWLFLKKLMMVNVTARSVKYSCNDSEDWSNLDIYNDPLDFFKDQNSSVNPLDIVTALFLCSDRFLQQEMVSKMSMCQFSVPLLLPNCDTQQCMYMLWAMRDIVKKFRPHSLSDQRGFVEDRIVHSELPLVSFVRLGDCSISKSQLLNKLLSNPQQYHDTFVHRDMDCGDIPRKVSNGLVEMGWYLPCGNKNIDVFPEPVAVANLRGDIRTFETQYSFLCQTSTAVFVFFDNLNTNYKLLTNQHAKAQFFLVGNVQSKAFDLEQLKRTASEMSLKKNNIILKTNQNDANFVKNLHSVVNHIIDNHPKKACLEGMDTIAHELGIQVDEDIQECQKAKMNAHVLTKNIQETLQFKEDQLPLQGKIWKDLAKLEKEECRLRKAGNQNIESYKSDLQIKKTELRKQQSKYDISESMSCFVSALSSSQERSYFLKWMRMNLDNLSRKSLSCLREQYKEKCQRFSENKEEIAQLDQQISNSSLGIEHFLREMGQLYEAAVSLPENVESRQQMLHLPRLCAELMLDGFPLELVDGDASNIPLRWVSDVLLYLNSLVQPNNKIMVVTVLGVQSTGKSTLLNTMFGVQFAVSSGRCTRGAFMQLIKVTEDNKQELGCDYLVIIDTEGLKSPELAKLDDSHEHDNELATLVVGLSDITIINIAMENSTEMKDILQIVVHAFIRMKEIGKKPKCLFVHQNVSDVSAHDKNMRDRKLLLEQLNEMTEAAAKMENKEEYKKFTDVIEYDPETCNWYIPGLWHGNPPMAPVNAGYSEAVYELKKNMINIFRKCKTKTHGNNITEFLEWTKSLWNAVKYENFIFSFRNSLVADAYMRLCTEFHKWEWSFKKHMHSWSTQAETRVSNFETFKLKSDKSDLKDLLCKLKQEAATKLDTLEKTTMENLFKYFEQTEGHVYLVEKYKEDFVSSVKCLRRETESSLLTQLEETVDIRRGMNKLDNIKKTFTDTMEKKVLGLLEKLRKNNSSKSDAHKTDKELDRFFEQIWQETINELSFIELKKINVFDFVFGQLRENMKQKGSSVAEQLTSVNLKNCGTGVFKVAKENFLKKLYKHMFNNSSAVDLQNLADNIIETCYQFVLDKRERHLAYHDNYIQEILHIIDDRLMSNKNKGFSEEFELSLKLHICGFSARTFQDMHDCFIKENDPRRCLDQFKDKYHNDFKDLFHDRDQCQRKAEEFTKLCLMPAVETFIYSSLGPDIVDKMLQGKNAFQFSTRAFFQYSLLKELVNEDKFERYVKYISSYERFVKGWILDQITKQFSNDHEVSELEEGHLRGITKEILEAVKMARNETNLDGIKGFIRCICRKLEQKLIIPKDALETVMVLNNASQEPFADWLTKSVEEMEQTLKEHLKKIDIQGKLLKLKIKPQNELFKRVFGCGKQCPFCSAPCEAGGEAHTDHCASVHRPQGLGRYRYKNSEKLVTSICSTDVHSETRFRCFQTNYNYHPYKRYREIFPDWHIPADASIQASDYWKYVMARFNEKFAVEYNALPADIPLMWKSITKRQAENSLKESFSIK